A section of the Eublepharis macularius isolate TG4126 chromosome 1, MPM_Emac_v1.0, whole genome shotgun sequence genome encodes:
- the LOC129332476 gene encoding methanethiol oxidase-like isoform X1 has translation MKGPRERLIYVPCILTGSGVQAPDYLATVDVDPESPCYCQVIHRLPMPYINDDLHHCGWNACSSCFGDTTKKRNRLIFPCLGSSRIYVVDTGTDERAPGLHKVIEPREIFRKCGLAYLHTSHCLGSGEVMISAIGDPCGNAKGGFVLLDAETFEVEGIWERPSQAAPKGYDFWYQPRHNVMISTDWGVPKFFLNGFNPADLGKGIYGRYLNIWDWTTHCLLQSIDLGADSVPFKILFLHNPNAAHGMVCCALQSSIHHFFKTEDGCWTAEKVIQIPNKKVSGWMLPEMLGFCSDIVISLDDRYLYMSNFIHGNVRQYDITNPHCPRLVGQVFLGGSIPKGGVVTVLEDQELNCQPDPFIIQGRRVYGGPQMLQLSLDGCRLYVTNTLYTPWDKQFYPELVREGSVMIQIDVDTEQGGLCVNEDFLVDFGKEPYGPARAHEMRYPGGDCTSDIWV, from the exons ATGAAAG GTCCCAGGGAGAGACTCATCTATGTTCCTTGCATCTTAACTGGCTCCGGCGTCCAAGCACCTGACTACCTGGCCACAGTAGACGTGGATCCGGAATCTCCATGTTATTGCCAG GTGATCCACCGCCTGCCCATGCCTTACATCAACGATGACCTCCACCATTGTGGGTGGAatgcctgcagcagctgctttggggacACCACCAAGAAGCGGAACCGGCTGATCTTCCCTTGTCTTGGATCCTCTCGCATTTACGTGGTGGACACTGGGACCGATGAGCGGGCCCCCGGGCTCCACAAG gtgaTTGAACCAAGGGAAATTTTCCGGAAATGTGGCCTGGCTTACCTACATACCTCTCACTGCCTGGGCAGCGGGGAAGTCATGATCAGCGCGATAGGGGACCCGTGCGGCAACGCAAAAG GTGGCTTCGTCCTTCTGGATGCAGAGACCTTTGAAGTGGAGGGGATCTGGGAGAGACCCAGTCAAGCAGCCCCCAAAGGGTACGATTTCTGGTACCAGCCAAGGCACAACGTCATGATCAGCACTGACTGGGGAGTGCCAAAATTCTTTCTTAACGGGTTCAACCCAGCTGACCTGGGGAAAG GGATTTACGGTCGTTACCTGAACATCTGGGACTGGACAACCCACTGCCTTCTTCAGTCGATTGATTTAGGGGCGGATTCTGTCCCGTTCAAAATCCTGTTCCTGCACAACCCCAACGCTGCGCATGGAATGGTGTGCTGCGCACTGCAGAGCTCCATCCATCACTTCTTCAAGACAGAG GATGGATGTTGGACTGCAGAGAAAGTGATCCAGATTCCAAACAAGAAAGTATCGGGATGGATGTTACCTGAAATGTTAG GTTTCTGCAGTGACATTGTCATTTCATTGGATGACCGATACCTGTACATGAGCAACTTCATACACGGCAACGTCCGTCAGTATGACATCACTAACCCTCACTGCCCCAGGCTGGTTGGTCAG GTGTTTTTGGGCGGCAGCATCCCCAAAGGCGGGGTGGTCACCGTCCTTGAAGACCAAGAGCTGAACTGCCAACCTGATCCTTTTATAATCCAA GGAAGGAGAGTCTATGGGGGACCCCAAATGCTTCAGCTCAGCTTGGATGGCTGCAGACTTTATGTTACCAATACCCTCTACACTCCTTGGGACAAACAGTTTTACCCTGAACTGGTCAG gGAAGGTTCCGTCATGATACAGATCGACGTGGACACTGAACAGGGGGGCCTGTGTGTGAACGAGGACTTCCTGGTGGATTTTGGGAAGGAACCCTATGGGCCTGCCCGTGCTCACGAGATGCGCTATCCCGGGGGAGACTGCACCTCGGATATCTGGGTTtag
- the LOC129332476 gene encoding methanethiol oxidase-like isoform X2, whose translation MKGPRERLIYVPCILTGSGVQAPDYLATVDVDPESPCYCQVIEPREIFRKCGLAYLHTSHCLGSGEVMISAIGDPCGNAKGGFVLLDAETFEVEGIWERPSQAAPKGYDFWYQPRHNVMISTDWGVPKFFLNGFNPADLGKGIYGRYLNIWDWTTHCLLQSIDLGADSVPFKILFLHNPNAAHGMVCCALQSSIHHFFKTEDGCWTAEKVIQIPNKKVSGWMLPEMLGFCSDIVISLDDRYLYMSNFIHGNVRQYDITNPHCPRLVGQVFLGGSIPKGGVVTVLEDQELNCQPDPFIIQGRRVYGGPQMLQLSLDGCRLYVTNTLYTPWDKQFYPELVREGSVMIQIDVDTEQGGLCVNEDFLVDFGKEPYGPARAHEMRYPGGDCTSDIWV comes from the exons ATGAAAG GTCCCAGGGAGAGACTCATCTATGTTCCTTGCATCTTAACTGGCTCCGGCGTCCAAGCACCTGACTACCTGGCCACAGTAGACGTGGATCCGGAATCTCCATGTTATTGCCAG gtgaTTGAACCAAGGGAAATTTTCCGGAAATGTGGCCTGGCTTACCTACATACCTCTCACTGCCTGGGCAGCGGGGAAGTCATGATCAGCGCGATAGGGGACCCGTGCGGCAACGCAAAAG GTGGCTTCGTCCTTCTGGATGCAGAGACCTTTGAAGTGGAGGGGATCTGGGAGAGACCCAGTCAAGCAGCCCCCAAAGGGTACGATTTCTGGTACCAGCCAAGGCACAACGTCATGATCAGCACTGACTGGGGAGTGCCAAAATTCTTTCTTAACGGGTTCAACCCAGCTGACCTGGGGAAAG GGATTTACGGTCGTTACCTGAACATCTGGGACTGGACAACCCACTGCCTTCTTCAGTCGATTGATTTAGGGGCGGATTCTGTCCCGTTCAAAATCCTGTTCCTGCACAACCCCAACGCTGCGCATGGAATGGTGTGCTGCGCACTGCAGAGCTCCATCCATCACTTCTTCAAGACAGAG GATGGATGTTGGACTGCAGAGAAAGTGATCCAGATTCCAAACAAGAAAGTATCGGGATGGATGTTACCTGAAATGTTAG GTTTCTGCAGTGACATTGTCATTTCATTGGATGACCGATACCTGTACATGAGCAACTTCATACACGGCAACGTCCGTCAGTATGACATCACTAACCCTCACTGCCCCAGGCTGGTTGGTCAG GTGTTTTTGGGCGGCAGCATCCCCAAAGGCGGGGTGGTCACCGTCCTTGAAGACCAAGAGCTGAACTGCCAACCTGATCCTTTTATAATCCAA GGAAGGAGAGTCTATGGGGGACCCCAAATGCTTCAGCTCAGCTTGGATGGCTGCAGACTTTATGTTACCAATACCCTCTACACTCCTTGGGACAAACAGTTTTACCCTGAACTGGTCAG gGAAGGTTCCGTCATGATACAGATCGACGTGGACACTGAACAGGGGGGCCTGTGTGTGAACGAGGACTTCCTGGTGGATTTTGGGAAGGAACCCTATGGGCCTGCCCGTGCTCACGAGATGCGCTATCCCGGGGGAGACTGCACCTCGGATATCTGGGTTtag